The following coding sequences lie in one Myxococcus xanthus genomic window:
- the gcvH gene encoding glycine cleavage system protein GcvH: MADNIPGDLKYTREHEWARVQGTSVVVGVTQHAQESLGDVVYVELPKVGATVTEGKQFGVIESTKAVSELYSPLTGKVVKVNDGLSDNPSTVNTDPYGAGWIVEIEPSDPKQVDGLLDAAAYTALLQNS, from the coding sequence ATGGCCGACAACATCCCCGGCGACCTGAAGTACACCCGTGAGCACGAGTGGGCCCGCGTCCAGGGCACCTCGGTGGTGGTGGGCGTCACGCAGCACGCGCAGGAGTCCCTGGGCGACGTGGTCTACGTGGAGCTGCCCAAGGTGGGCGCCACGGTGACGGAGGGCAAGCAGTTCGGCGTCATTGAGTCCACCAAGGCGGTGTCGGAGCTGTACTCGCCGCTGACGGGCAAGGTGGTGAAGGTGAACGACGGACTGTCGGACAACCCCTCCACCGTGAACACCGACCCCTATGGTGCGGGCTGGATTGTGGAAATCGAGCCCTCGGACCCCAAGCAGGTGGACGGACTCCTGGACGCCGCCGCGTACACCGCCCTGCTCCAGAACAGCTGA
- the gcvP gene encoding aminomethyl-transferring glycine dehydrogenase: protein MSLNWKYQEPFAGRHNGPDDTELKQLLSALGVDSLDAFIDQAVPPAIRAKEPLKLATARGEHELLAALESIAAKNQVFRSFIGMGYHDTHTPNVILRNVFQNPGWYTQYTPYQAEIAQGRLEALLNFQTLVMDLTGLEVANASLLDEGTAAAEAMALAVHLKGEESGAAFFVSDGCHPQTVDVVRTRAQPLGVEVVVGDHRTVDLGSKKFVGALVQYPATDGAVHDYRAFGEQVHAAGGLFVVAADLLSLTLLTPPGEFGADVAVGSAQRFGVPMGYGGPHAGYFATKNAYTRVMPGRIIGVSEDAQGRRALRMALQTREQHIRREKATSNICTAQVLLAVIASMYAVYHGPSGLKAIAERVHGLTVLLARGLAKLGLKLKHDQYFDTLRVELTAPHVRAVLGAAEAARMNFRRIDEKTLGVSLDETTRPADVEDILAAFATGTGKSSAPVLADLVGDGVESSVSQGLRRSSAYLTHPVFNSYHSETEMLRYIRRLEAKDLSLTHSMIPLGSCTMKLNATAEMIPVTWPQFGRLHPFAPTSQAAGYKVIFEQLEQMLTQVTGFAGCSLQPNAGSQGEYAGLLVIRAYHQSRGQGHRDVCLIPSSAHGTNPASAVMAGYKVVVTKCDENGNIDLDDLRAKADAHKDALAALMVTYPSTHGVFEEEIREICAIVHERGGQVYMDGANLNAQVGLTAPGLIGADVCHINLHKTFCIPHGGGGPGMGPICVASHLVKFLPGHPVIQTGGSEAIGAISAAPWGSASILLISWMYIAMMGGEGLTQATKLAILNANYVAERLNAHYPVLYRGKRSKVAHECIVDLRPLKKTAGVEVEDVAKRLMDYGFHAPTVSFPVAGTLMIEPTESESKAELDRFCDAMIAIRQEIRDIEEGRMPKDNNVLKHAPHTARVVAAPEWNRPYSREQAVFPTPWVRDNKFWPSVGRLNSVLGDRKLVCSCPPIEDYMTPEPKAATA, encoded by the coding sequence ATGTCCTTGAACTGGAAGTATCAGGAGCCGTTTGCCGGCCGTCACAATGGTCCGGATGACACCGAGCTGAAGCAGCTGCTGTCCGCGCTGGGCGTGGACTCGCTCGATGCCTTCATCGACCAGGCCGTCCCGCCCGCCATCCGCGCCAAGGAGCCGCTGAAGCTCGCGACCGCGCGCGGTGAGCACGAACTGCTGGCGGCCTTGGAGTCCATCGCCGCGAAGAACCAGGTGTTCCGGTCCTTCATCGGCATGGGCTATCACGACACACACACGCCGAACGTCATCCTCCGCAACGTCTTCCAGAATCCGGGCTGGTACACCCAGTACACGCCCTACCAGGCGGAGATTGCGCAGGGCCGCCTGGAGGCGCTGCTCAACTTCCAGACACTGGTCATGGACCTGACGGGTCTGGAGGTGGCCAACGCCTCGCTGCTGGATGAAGGCACCGCCGCCGCCGAGGCCATGGCCCTGGCCGTGCACCTCAAGGGCGAGGAGTCCGGCGCGGCCTTCTTCGTCTCTGACGGCTGCCACCCGCAGACGGTGGACGTGGTGCGCACCCGCGCCCAGCCGCTGGGCGTGGAGGTGGTGGTGGGAGACCACCGCACGGTGGACCTGGGCTCGAAGAAGTTCGTGGGCGCGCTGGTGCAGTACCCGGCCACCGACGGCGCGGTGCATGACTACCGGGCCTTCGGCGAGCAGGTGCACGCCGCGGGCGGCCTGTTCGTGGTGGCCGCGGACCTGCTCAGCCTCACGCTGCTGACGCCGCCGGGGGAGTTCGGCGCGGACGTGGCGGTGGGCAGCGCCCAGCGCTTCGGCGTGCCCATGGGCTACGGCGGTCCGCACGCGGGCTACTTCGCCACGAAGAACGCGTACACCCGCGTCATGCCCGGGCGCATCATCGGCGTGTCCGAGGACGCGCAGGGCCGCCGCGCGCTGCGCATGGCGCTCCAGACGCGCGAGCAGCACATCCGCCGCGAGAAGGCGACGAGCAACATCTGCACCGCGCAGGTGCTGCTGGCCGTCATCGCCAGCATGTACGCCGTCTACCACGGCCCCTCCGGGCTGAAGGCCATCGCCGAGCGCGTGCACGGGCTCACGGTGCTGCTGGCGCGCGGCCTGGCGAAGCTGGGCCTCAAGCTGAAGCACGACCAGTACTTCGACACGCTGCGCGTGGAGCTGACGGCGCCGCACGTGCGCGCGGTGCTGGGGGCCGCCGAGGCGGCGCGGATGAACTTCCGCCGCATCGACGAGAAGACGCTGGGCGTGTCCCTGGACGAGACGACGCGGCCCGCGGACGTGGAGGACATCCTGGCGGCCTTCGCCACCGGCACCGGCAAGTCCTCCGCGCCGGTGCTGGCGGACCTGGTGGGAGACGGCGTGGAGAGCTCCGTGTCGCAGGGGCTGCGCCGCTCGAGCGCGTACCTCACGCACCCCGTCTTCAACAGCTACCACTCCGAGACGGAGATGCTGCGCTACATCCGGCGGCTCGAGGCGAAGGACCTGTCCCTCACGCACTCGATGATTCCGCTGGGCAGCTGCACCATGAAGCTCAACGCCACCGCGGAGATGATTCCGGTGACGTGGCCCCAGTTCGGGCGGCTGCACCCGTTCGCGCCCACCTCGCAGGCGGCCGGCTACAAGGTCATCTTCGAGCAACTGGAGCAGATGCTGACGCAGGTGACGGGCTTCGCGGGTTGCTCGCTCCAGCCCAACGCCGGCAGCCAGGGTGAGTACGCCGGCCTGCTCGTCATCCGCGCGTATCACCAGAGCCGCGGCCAGGGGCACCGGGACGTGTGCCTGATTCCGTCCTCCGCGCACGGCACCAACCCGGCCTCGGCGGTGATGGCCGGCTACAAGGTCGTCGTCACCAAGTGCGATGAGAACGGCAACATCGACCTGGACGACCTGCGCGCCAAGGCGGATGCGCACAAGGACGCGCTCGCCGCGCTGATGGTGACGTACCCGTCCACCCACGGCGTGTTCGAGGAGGAGATTCGCGAAATCTGCGCCATCGTCCACGAGCGCGGCGGCCAGGTGTACATGGACGGCGCCAACCTCAACGCGCAGGTGGGCCTCACGGCGCCCGGGTTGATTGGCGCGGACGTGTGCCACATCAACCTGCACAAGACGTTCTGCATCCCGCACGGCGGCGGCGGCCCGGGCATGGGCCCCATCTGCGTGGCCAGCCACCTGGTGAAGTTCCTGCCGGGGCACCCCGTCATCCAGACGGGCGGCTCGGAGGCCATTGGCGCCATCTCCGCGGCGCCGTGGGGCAGCGCGAGCATCCTGCTCATCTCCTGGATGTACATCGCGATGATGGGCGGCGAGGGCCTCACCCAGGCCACCAAGCTGGCCATCCTCAACGCCAACTACGTCGCCGAGCGGCTCAACGCCCACTACCCGGTGCTGTACCGGGGCAAGCGCAGCAAGGTGGCGCACGAGTGCATCGTCGACCTGCGCCCGCTCAAGAAGACGGCGGGCGTGGAGGTGGAGGACGTGGCCAAGCGGCTCATGGACTACGGCTTCCACGCGCCCACCGTGTCCTTCCCGGTGGCGGGCACGCTCATGATTGAGCCGACGGAGAGCGAGTCCAAGGCGGAGCTGGACCGTTTCTGCGACGCGATGATCGCCATCCGTCAGGAGATTCGGGACATCGAGGAGGGCCGCATGCCCAAGGACAACAACGTCCTCAAGCACGCCCCTCACACCGCGCGTGTCGTCGCCGCGCCGGAGTGGAACCGTCCCTACTCGCGCGAGCAGGCCGTGTTCCCCACGCCGTGGGTCCGCGACAACAAGTTCTGGCCCTCCGTGGGCCGGCTCAACAGCGTGCTCGGTGACCGGAAGCTGGTCTGCTCGTGCCCGCCCATCGAGGACTACATGACGCCGGAGCCGAAGGCCGCCACGGCCTGA
- a CDS encoding cation diffusion facilitator family transporter, whose product MEATTLTDRNLAQQERNRKVRKVLLGILVANWVVASAKLIFGMLSQSAAVTADGLHSFIDGGSNVLGLVAMGVASRPADEDHPYGHGKFEALASLGIGAMIGVGMLELGRMALDSVLNDKHPQVTGTMAAVMAFTLVVNMVVTRVERYYGRKYKSSLLLADASHTMSDVYVTLAVLGSLLLVWLGYPRADGLIALAVMVFVAWVAYGIVRQAVGILSDTARLDPDEVKRHTLSVPGVRSCRDVRSRGMEESVYVDLKIEVDPQLTTAQAHEVADRVERTLHSAYPQVVDVVVHVEPDRAALATPA is encoded by the coding sequence GTGGAAGCAACGACGCTCACCGACAGAAACCTCGCGCAGCAGGAGCGGAACCGGAAGGTCCGCAAAGTGCTGCTGGGCATCCTCGTGGCCAACTGGGTGGTGGCCAGCGCCAAGCTGATCTTCGGAATGCTCAGCCAGTCCGCGGCGGTAACGGCGGACGGGCTGCACTCGTTCATCGACGGCGGCTCCAACGTGCTGGGGCTGGTGGCCATGGGCGTGGCGTCACGCCCGGCGGACGAGGACCATCCCTACGGCCACGGCAAGTTCGAGGCGCTCGCGTCGCTGGGCATTGGCGCGATGATTGGCGTGGGCATGCTGGAGCTGGGGCGCATGGCGCTCGACTCGGTGCTCAACGACAAGCATCCGCAGGTGACGGGCACCATGGCGGCCGTCATGGCCTTCACCCTGGTGGTGAACATGGTGGTGACGCGGGTGGAGCGGTACTACGGGCGCAAGTACAAGAGCTCCCTACTGCTGGCGGACGCGAGCCACACGATGTCCGACGTCTACGTCACCCTCGCGGTGCTGGGCTCCCTGCTGCTGGTGTGGCTGGGCTACCCGCGCGCGGATGGGCTGATTGCGCTGGCCGTGATGGTGTTCGTGGCCTGGGTGGCCTACGGCATCGTCCGGCAGGCGGTAGGCATCCTCTCCGACACGGCGCGCCTGGACCCAGACGAGGTGAAGCGGCACACGCTGTCCGTGCCGGGCGTGCGCTCCTGCCGCGACGTGCGCAGTCGCGGCATGGAGGAGAGCGTCTACGTGGACCTCAAAATCGAGGTGGACCCGCAGCTCACCACCGCGCAGGCCCATGAGGTAGCGGACCGGGTGGAGCGCACGCTGCACAGCGCCTATCCGCAGGTGGTGGACGTGGTGGTCCACGTGGAGCCGGACCGCGCCGCGCTGGCCACGCCCGCGTAA
- a CDS encoding energy transducer TonB translates to MSTGSPTNWRRRRRQGSSAVRFAAAIALALLLHAVYLGTLLLTSSFQGDGKARKPVTRPTSVAVRPLTADQWAQNRGKASPQTKSQTSERPKAQDKKPEEKKPDETPKGQVVDVAPGNNEVDPNAKYLAESNNRVNKETRAREQTPFYRNAMPQRTAPQNQEGQDTDAQTPPRMAGNNGMGNDDRPVSHGGQKPAFEIPDARKKNEVAMKTDPTSPGPGMEVNNQNESDEVVGNSKRLNIQPGTGGEEAGSTGRAGAPGLASLMPSRAVMDKVLGAAPNDHLQDAEEGDGTLLNTREWKYASFFNRVKQSVGMHWNPNEQLRRRDPTGGIYTGRDRYTLLQITLDERGQVTDIQVEKSSGLDFLDFEAVSSFKRAQPFPNPPPGLLSDDSKVKFQFGFFMEMGGGPKMRLFRQPN, encoded by the coding sequence GTGAGCACGGGTTCTCCAACAAACTGGCGCCGCAGGAGGCGGCAGGGGTCGTCCGCGGTGCGTTTCGCCGCGGCGATTGCGCTCGCCCTGCTCCTCCATGCCGTCTACCTGGGAACCCTGCTGCTGACGAGCTCGTTCCAGGGCGACGGGAAGGCCCGCAAGCCGGTGACGCGGCCCACCTCCGTGGCCGTACGTCCGCTCACCGCCGACCAATGGGCGCAGAACCGCGGCAAGGCCTCCCCCCAGACGAAGTCCCAGACGTCGGAGCGTCCGAAGGCCCAGGACAAGAAGCCGGAGGAGAAGAAGCCCGACGAGACGCCCAAGGGTCAGGTGGTGGACGTCGCGCCCGGCAACAACGAAGTGGACCCGAACGCGAAGTACCTCGCGGAGAGCAACAACCGCGTGAACAAGGAGACGCGCGCTCGGGAGCAGACGCCCTTCTACCGGAACGCCATGCCCCAGCGGACGGCGCCTCAGAATCAAGAAGGTCAGGATACGGACGCGCAGACGCCGCCGCGCATGGCCGGCAACAACGGCATGGGCAACGACGACCGGCCCGTGTCCCACGGTGGCCAGAAGCCCGCCTTCGAGATTCCCGACGCCCGCAAGAAGAACGAGGTGGCGATGAAGACGGACCCGACGTCGCCGGGTCCGGGCATGGAGGTGAACAACCAGAACGAGAGCGACGAGGTGGTGGGCAACTCCAAGCGCCTCAACATCCAGCCCGGCACCGGCGGCGAGGAAGCCGGCTCCACGGGCCGCGCGGGCGCTCCGGGGCTGGCGTCGCTGATGCCGTCGCGCGCCGTCATGGACAAGGTCCTGGGCGCCGCGCCCAACGACCACCTGCAGGACGCCGAGGAAGGCGATGGCACCCTCCTCAACACGCGTGAGTGGAAGTACGCCAGCTTCTTCAACCGCGTGAAGCAGAGCGTGGGCATGCACTGGAACCCCAACGAGCAGCTGCGCCGGAGAGACCCCACCGGTGGCATCTACACGGGGCGGGACCGGTACACGCTGCTGCAAATCACGCTCGATGAGCGCGGCCAGGTGACGGACATCCAGGTGGAGAAGAGCAGCGGGCTCGACTTCCTCGACTTCGAGGCCGTGTCTTCTTTCAAACGCGCGCAGCCCTTCCCCAACCCGCCGCCCGGCCTGCTGTCGGACGACTCCAAGGTGAAGTTCCAATTCGGCTTCTTCATGGAGATGGGCGGCGGCCCGAAGATGCGGCTGTTCCGCCAGCCCAATTGA
- the gcvT gene encoding glycine cleavage system aminomethyltransferase GcvT, producing the protein MARQTPLNEAHRKLGARMVDFAGWDMPVQYSSVIGEHEAVRTGVGLFDVSHMGEVEFSGPGALDTVNALISNDLARIADGQAVYAGLLDERGTFVDDVVAYRFSPERILICVNSSNREKDVAWMKTHAKGVAPVDRSDDYAQIAVQGPKATGLVQRLTKTDLSKIGTYRFAEGEVAGVKCLISRTGYTGEDGFELYSAAGDAVALWDALLTEGQQDGVKPCGLGARDSLRTEMKYALYGNDIDDQHTALEAGLGWIVKLDKAAFIGKEALVAQKAAGVKRKLVGFELTGSGIPRHGYAILKDGAPVGEVTSGTMGPTVKKAIGIGYVPTELSAEGSTFDVDIRGRAVPAVVVKTPFHKKP; encoded by the coding sequence ATGGCCCGGCAAACGCCCCTCAACGAGGCTCACCGCAAGCTGGGGGCCCGGATGGTCGACTTCGCTGGTTGGGACATGCCCGTCCAGTACAGCTCCGTCATCGGCGAGCATGAAGCCGTGCGCACCGGCGTTGGCCTGTTCGACGTCTCCCACATGGGCGAGGTGGAGTTCTCCGGCCCCGGCGCCCTGGACACGGTCAACGCGCTCATCTCCAACGACCTGGCCCGCATCGCGGACGGGCAGGCGGTGTATGCGGGCTTGCTCGACGAGCGGGGCACCTTCGTGGACGACGTGGTCGCCTACCGCTTCAGCCCCGAGCGCATCCTCATCTGCGTCAACTCCAGCAACCGCGAGAAGGACGTCGCGTGGATGAAGACGCACGCCAAGGGTGTGGCACCCGTGGACCGGAGCGACGACTACGCGCAGATTGCCGTGCAGGGCCCCAAGGCCACCGGCCTGGTCCAGCGCCTGACGAAGACGGACCTGTCGAAGATTGGCACCTACCGCTTCGCCGAGGGCGAGGTCGCCGGGGTGAAGTGCCTCATCTCCCGCACCGGCTACACCGGCGAGGACGGCTTCGAGCTGTACAGCGCGGCCGGGGACGCGGTGGCGCTGTGGGACGCGCTCCTCACCGAAGGCCAGCAGGACGGCGTGAAGCCGTGTGGCCTGGGCGCCCGTGACAGCCTTCGGACGGAGATGAAGTACGCGCTCTACGGCAACGACATCGACGACCAGCACACCGCGCTGGAGGCCGGGCTGGGGTGGATCGTCAAGCTCGACAAGGCGGCCTTCATCGGCAAGGAAGCGCTGGTGGCGCAGAAGGCCGCGGGCGTGAAGCGCAAGCTGGTGGGCTTCGAGCTGACCGGCAGCGGCATTCCGCGCCACGGCTACGCCATCCTCAAGGACGGCGCGCCGGTGGGGGAGGTGACCAGCGGCACCATGGGCCCCACCGTGAAGAAGGCCATTGGCATCGGCTACGTGCCCACCGAGCTGTCCGCGGAGGGCTCCACCTTCGACGTGGACATCCGCGGCCGCGCGGTGCCCGCCGTGGTGGTGAAGACCCCGTTCCACAAGAAGCCCTGA